A region of Argentina anserina chromosome 5, drPotAnse1.1, whole genome shotgun sequence DNA encodes the following proteins:
- the LOC126793450 gene encoding probable inorganic phosphate transporter 1-9: MALKVLSALDTAKTQWYHFKAIIIAGMGLFTDAYDLFCISLIMRLLGRIYYDHHPKDFDSNDNNFAIPPLVVSAMVGFPLLGTIIGQLLFGRLGDLVGRRHVYGLSLMVMVLSSIGCGFSICTSRTCVLVSLGFFRFLLGVGIGGDYPLSATIMSEFANKRTRGSFIAAVFSMQGFGILASSIVTIVVCAVFNLVESPDPKEATPDVADMAWRLILMLGAIPAAMTYYWRMMMPETARYTALVERNVVQAAKDMEKVLAVSLSQIVEDEPDDPQSMGQNSSYPLISREFVRLHGRDLFSCAANWFLVDIVFYSSNLFQSQIYRKYIDDEHPKYNVNLYQDALHVAVLQAIITICSTIPGYWFTVYFIDRIGRRKIQMMGFFVMALVYFSIGIPYKTHWAKHTDKGFMVLYGLTFFFANFGPNTTTFIVPAELFPARFRSTCHGISGASGKVGALIGTIGFLWAAHGKNDEHLRTRIKGSLIGLGVVCILGLVVTYLFTPETRGRSLEENENENGNEQHA, encoded by the exons ATGGCGTTGAAGGTGCTCTCAGCACTTGACACGGCGAAGACACAATGGTACCACTTCAAGGCCATCATCATAGCCGGCATGGGCCTCTTCACCGACGCCTACGACCTCTTCTGCATCTCTCTCATCATGAGACTCCTAGGCCGCATATACTACGACCACCACCCCAAAGACTTCGACAGTAACGACAACAACTTTGCGATCCCGCCGTTGGTCGTTTCGGCTATGGTGGGCTTCCCTCTTCTTGGCACCATCATCGGGCAGCTGCTCTTCGGCAGGCTAGGGGACCTGGTCGGTAGGAGACATGTATACGGGCTTTCACTGATGGTGATGGTGCTGAGCTCCATAGGGTGCGGCTTCTCCATCTGCACCTCCAGAACTTGTGTCCTAGTCAGCCTCGGCTTCTTCCGTTTCCTCCTCGGTGTAGGCATCGGCGGAGACTACCCTCTCTCGGCGACTATCATGTCGGAGTTTGCAAACAAGAGAACACGTGGTTCGTTCATAGCAGCAGTTTTCTCCATGCAAGGGTTCGGGATTCTGGCGAGCTCCATAGTGACCATCGTGGTGTGCGCCGTCTTTAACTTGGTTGAAAGTCCAGATCCGAAGGAAGCGACGCCGGATGTGGCTGACATGGCTTGGAGGTTGATACTCATGCTCGGTGCAATTCCGGCTGCCATGACGTACTACTGGAGGATGATGATGCCTGAAACCGCCAG ATATACAGCATTGGTAGAGCGAAATGTGGTGCAAGCAGCTAAGGACATGGAGAAAGTGCTGGCTGTTTCCTTGAGTCAAATTGTAGAGGATGAACCAGATGATCCACAATCAATGGGGCAGAATTCATCATATCCCCTCATCTCCAGAGAATTTGTACGTCTCCATGGCCGCGATCTCTTCTCTTGTGCTGCCAACTGGTTTCTTGTTGATATCGTCTTCTACAGCAGCAACCTATTCCAGTCCCaaatatatagaaaatatATCGATGACGAGCACCCAAAATACAACGTCAATCTCTATCAAGATGCTTTGCATGTTGCTGTGTTGCAAGCAATCATTACAATATGCTCCACAATCCCAGGTTATTGGTTCACTGTCTACTTCATTGATCGAATTGGAAGGCGAAAAATTCAAATGATGGGGTTCTTTGTTATGGCACTTGTTTATTTCTCGATTGGGATACCCTATAAAACTCACTGGGCAAAACACACAGATAAGGGATTCATGGTCCTGTATGGCCTCACTTTCTTCTTTGCTAATTTTGGACCAAATACTACTACTTTTATAGTGCCTGCTGAGCTTTTTCCGGCGAGGTTTAGGTCAACTTGTCATGGGATCTCCGGGGCTTCGGGAAAGGTTGGCGCCCTGATAGGAACGATTGGATTTCTATGGGCTGCACATGGTAAAAATGACGAGCATCTAAGGACGAGGATCAAGGGGTCGTTGATTGGTTTAGGTGTAGTTTGTATTCTGGGATTGGTGGTAACGTATCTCTTCACACCTGAAACTAGGGGAAGATCACTAGAAGAGAATGAGAATGAGAATGGGAATGAACAACATGCTTGA
- the LOC126793451 gene encoding increased DNA methylation 3, translated as MDNQNAAYHPCLKPAVVVTGTANEGTAGPAIGHVDIGVSVAAYLFRVAVPGLRRKQSEVKCIIESNGKVHIEGIMTETGLVLNSSTVYQMKVQQLCKAGPFTISFNLPGPVDTRLFSPVFRPDGILEVVVMKSKTSQETLKFPLDGNESSPIKYPQVTV; from the exons ATGGACAACCAAAATGCAGCTTACCATCCATGTCTAAAGCCAGCTGTTGTTGTAACTGGAACAGCAAATGAAGGTACTGCTGGACCAGCTATTGGTCATGTTGACATTGGCGTGAGTGTTGCTGCCTACTTATTTCGAGTTGCAGTTCCTGGTCTTCGGAGGAAACAAA GTGAAGTGAAATGTATCATCGAAAGTAATGGGAAGGTTCATATCGAAGGAATCATGACAGAGACTGGACTTGTTTTAAACTCATCAACTGTCTACCAGATGAAAGTCCAGCAACTATGCAAAGCTGGGCCATTTACCATCTCTTTTAATCTTCCTGGACCTGTTGATACTCGGCTGTTTTCTCCTGTTTTTCGGCCAGATGGAATCCTTGAAGTGGTGGTTATGAAATCAAAAACATCTCAGGAAACTCTCAAGTTCCCTCTTGATGGCAACGAGTCTTCCCCTATAAAGTATCCCCAAGTAACCGTCTGA
- the LOC126795602 gene encoding uncharacterized protein LOC126795602 encodes MQLFSVHELAFVEHEARVGSDHSPIVLHSHAKVQKNPKTFRYEANWATDPDCQELVANAWNPFVDVDPFVGWENNLACCRKKLVCWSRAKFPNNKAIIDALCWELKGLHEGPIDGVNKVREDEICDELEAAWAREELFWKQRSRVSWLLEGDRNTKFFYVTTVYRRNKNRISSLCLDNGNWISGEAQISAAFADFFDNLYCTSGSRRLEDTLMAVDSHISESENLSLAMPFSPDEIRKALGNWKAPGPDGYPGHFYKEHWEVVSGSINSAVACFRNSDSSVIISKLLANRLKPLLPSLISKQQNAFVPGRLIQDNLILAHEAYHYLKLKRSKKGHEFALKLDMQKAYDRVEWDFLEAALLKFGFSLAWVRLIMKATASNCRALKSILDSYCVASGQAVNLGKSSVFFSVNSPPEIREMVTAELEIPISSQPGIYLGLPTIWGNSKKSAMAYIRERINQKIQGWKANILSQAGREVLIKAVAMAVPAYPMAIFLLLKALCKNINSDLS; translated from the exons ATGCAGCTATTCTCTGTGCATGAATTAGCCTTTGTGGAGCATGAGGCTCGTGTTGGGTCTGATCATTCTCCGATTGTTCTCCATTCTCACGCCAAAGTGCAAAAGAACCCGAAAACATTTCGTTACGAGGCTAATTGGGCTACAGATCCTGATTGTCAAGAGCTAGTGGCTAATGCTTGGAATCCGTTTGTTGATGTTGACCCCTTTGTTGGCTGGGAGAATAATTTGGCTTGTTGTAGGAAGAAGTTGGTGTGTTGGAGCAGGGCAAAGTTTCCAAATAATAAGGCGATTATTGATGCTCTTTGTTGGGAGTTAAAAGGATTGCATGAGGGCCCTATTGATGGAGTAAATAAAGTTAGAGAAGATGAGATTTGTGATGAGTTAGAGGCTGCCTGGGCTCGGGAGGAGCTGTTTTGGAAACAGAGGTCTAGGGTCAGCTGGTTGCTTGAGGGAGATCGAAATACGAAGTTCTTCTATGTCACTACGGTCTACAGGAGGAACAAGAACAGAATCAGTAGCTTATGTTTGGATAATGGCAATTGGATTAGTGGGGAGGCGCAGATTAGTGCTGCGTTTGCTGATTTCTTTGATAATTTGTATTGCACTTCTGGCTCCAGAAGACTCGAGGATACGCTGATGGCAGTGGATAGTCATATTTCTGAGAGTGAGAACTTGTCATTGGCAATGCCTTTCTCTCCTGATGAAATTAGGAAGGCA TTAGGGAATTGGAAGGCACCGGGGCCGGATGGTTATCCTGGTCATTTTTACAAGGAGCATTGGGAAGTGGTTTCTGGGAGTATCAATAGTGCAGTTGCTTGTTTCAGAAATAGTGATTCTTCTGTG ATTATCTCAAAACTTCTTGCAAATAGATTGAAACCTCTTCTTCCTAGTCTTATCTCAAAGCAACAGAACGCCTTCGTTCCTGGTAGGCTGATTCAAGATAATCTTATCTTAGCGCATGAGGCTTACCATTACCTCAAGTTGAAGAGGTCGAAGAAAGGTCATGAATTCGCCTTAAAGTTGGATATGCAAAAGGCTTATGATAGGGTTGAATGGGACTTTCTCGAGGCGGCTTTGTTGAAGTTTGGTTTTAGTTTGGCGTGGGTGAGGCTGATTATGAAG GCCACTGCCTCAAATTGTAGGGCTTTGAAGTCGATCTTGGACTCTTATTGTGTTGCTTCTGGACAAGCTGTTAACCTTGGTAAGTCATCAGTTTTCTTCTCTGTTAACTCTCCTCCTGAAATTCGTGAGATGGTTACAGCGGAGTTGGAAATTCCTATCAGTTCTCAGCCGGGAATTTATCTCGGTCTTCCCACTATTTGGGGAAATTCCAAGAAAAGTGCGATGGCTTACATACGAGagagaattaatcaaaaaattCAAGGGTGGAAGGCTAATATTCTTTCTCAAGCTGGAAGAGAGGTGCTTATTAAAGCTGTTGCCATGGCGGTTCCAGCCTACCCTATGGCTATCTTTCTGCTTCTGAAGGCGCTTTGCAAAAACATCAACTCTGATCTTTCTTAG